TCCTTGGCTGGTGGATGCTGCAGCCCCCATTTTCGTATTCAAAAAATGGCTCTTCAATGCCGATGCGCTCACAGATACCCTTGGCCAGCATTTGCTTCTTTTCGCTGTCGATGAGTTGAAATTTCAGCGACGAGCTTCCCGAATTGATAACGAGAATTAACATGATCGTCTCCCTTGCAAACCTTCCCCTGTATTAGGATGCCGCGTCTTTCTCGCATCCTGCTTCGATGGCCTGAACTGCTGTCAGGGCAATAACACCGACAATGTCGTCCGCCGTACAACCGCGTGACAGATCATTGACCGGACAGGCAACTCCTTGGAGCATGGGCCCGTAGGCCGCAGCCTTGCCCAAGCGCTGAACCAGCTTGTAGGCAATATTCCCTGCATTCAAATCAGGGAATATCAGGCAGTTGGCCATGCCCGCGACCGGACTTCCCCTGGTCTTCAGCGCCGCCACTTCCGGCACCAGCGCCGCGTCCGCTTGAAGTTCCCCGTCGATCAGAAGATCCGGCGCCCTTTCACGCGCCAGGCGTGTTGCCTCGATGATCTTGTCAGGCATTTCACCCTTTGCGCTTCCCTTGCTCGAATAGGAAAGCATGGCAACCCGGGGTTCCCGCCCTGTCAGCTGGCGCCAGGATTCCGCTGATGCCAGGGCAATTTCAGCGAGTTCCTCCGCAGTCGGATTGACATTCAAGGCACAGTCAGACATGAGGAACATGCCCTGATTCCCCAGAACACAGTCGGGAACCACCATCAGCATGTAGGCGGAAACCAGTTTGGTTCCCGGCCTTGTCTTCAGAATCTGAAGGGCAGGACGCAGGGTATCGGCCGTGGTGTTGACCGCGCCCGCGACCAGACCGTCGGCCAGACCCATTTTGAGCAGCATGATCCCGAAAGTGGTCGGATCAAGCAGGGCATCCCGGGCCTGTTCCGCAGTCATGCCCTTATGCTTTCTCAACTGGTGGAGCTTGCCGGCCATTTCCTCAAATCGGTCATGGGCTGACGGCTCAAGAAATTGGATTCCGTCAAAATGAATATCGGGAAAATCGTTTCGGACCTTTTTCCAGTTCCCGATCATGA
The nucleotide sequence above comes from Fastidiosipila sp.. Encoded proteins:
- the pta gene encoding phosphate acetyltransferase, with protein sequence MEFLEYIMSEARSAKKTIVLPESGDRRVVEAAAAVAAERIAGIIMIGNWKKVRNDFPDIHFDGIQFLEPSAHDRFEEMAGKLHQLRKHKGMTAEQARDALLDPTTFGIMLLKMGLADGLVAGAVNTTADTLRPALQILKTRPGTKLVSAYMLMVVPDCVLGNQGMFLMSDCALNVNPTAEELAEIALASAESWRQLTGREPRVAMLSYSSKGSAKGEMPDKIIEATRLARERAPDLLIDGELQADAALVPEVAALKTRGSPVAGMANCLIFPDLNAGNIAYKLVQRLGKAAAYGPMLQGVACPVNDLSRGCTADDIVGVIALTAVQAIEAGCEKDAAS